One Halosegnis longus DNA window includes the following coding sequences:
- a CDS encoding NUDIX hydrolase yields the protein MDDDLAWETTDSRIDYDCPGFEVREDSVTFPDDSTGQYHSVTEPDAVVILPFTPDGDVVAIEEWRQAVGRVNLGLPAGGLEPDDDDLVAAARRELREETGYEADRLDPVATVEPANGLLDATHHHFVAYDCEPTTDQSLDENESIRVTERDFETLHQRAVAGELRDGRAAVSVLRYAAAE from the coding sequence ATGGACGACGACCTCGCGTGGGAGACGACCGACTCCCGCATCGACTACGACTGTCCCGGCTTCGAAGTCCGAGAGGACTCCGTCACGTTCCCCGACGACTCCACGGGTCAGTACCACAGCGTCACCGAACCCGACGCCGTCGTAATCCTCCCCTTCACGCCCGACGGCGACGTGGTCGCTATCGAGGAGTGGCGGCAGGCCGTCGGCCGGGTGAACCTCGGCCTGCCAGCGGGGGGGCTCGAACCAGACGACGATGACCTCGTCGCCGCCGCCCGTCGCGAACTCCGCGAGGAGACTGGCTACGAGGCCGACCGACTCGACCCCGTCGCGACCGTCGAGCCGGCGAACGGCCTGCTCGACGCGACCCACCACCACTTCGTCGCGTACGACTGTGAGCCGACGACGGACCAGTCGCTCGACGAGAACGAATCTATCCGCGTCACGGAACGCGACTTCGAGACGCTGCACCAGCGCGCCGTCGCCGGCGAGTTGCGCGACGGCCGTGCGGCCGTGAGCGTGTTGCGATACGCGGCCGCGGAGTGA
- a CDS encoding carboxymuconolactone decarboxylase family protein, with the protein MARVPLLDAEDLPEEYRYLFDQNDVGTADIFRGMANAPTQFQWYMRYSSRLWEILPARERELVILAAARALEHPYEWHQHVRLGREAGVSDEEITAISEGRGEPFDAQDAALLAYARAVALGDVRDGDHDRLREQYADETVVGVAMLAAHYVATARVLDAMGIEPEEEFVGWKV; encoded by the coding sequence ATGGCACGCGTACCCTTACTCGATGCCGAGGACCTGCCCGAGGAGTACCGGTATCTGTTCGACCAGAACGACGTGGGGACCGCGGACATCTTCCGCGGGATGGCGAACGCGCCGACGCAGTTCCAGTGGTATATGCGCTACTCCAGTCGGCTGTGGGAAATTCTGCCGGCTCGCGAACGCGAACTCGTGATTCTGGCCGCGGCGCGCGCTCTCGAACACCCGTACGAGTGGCACCAACACGTCCGACTCGGGCGGGAAGCGGGAGTCTCCGACGAGGAAATCACGGCCATCAGCGAGGGACGAGGGGAGCCGTTCGACGCGCAGGATGCTGCACTCCTTGCGTACGCACGGGCAGTCGCGCTCGGTGACGTGCGTGACGGCGACCACGACCGACTGCGCGAGCAGTACGCCGACGAGACGGTCGTCGGGGTGGCGATGTTAGCGGCCCACTACGTCGCGACAGCGCGGGTGCTCGATGCGATGGGTATCGAACCGGAAGAAGAGTTCGTCGGGTGGAAGGTTTGA
- a CDS encoding DUF3604 domain-containing protein — protein MAGPHESIRVFAASRPSLRALWASRSGRFDRLHLISPSDAVAGESVTVRVQAWDEYERLHAIDGMPSLDSTDDDATVPADVSFDGNGPSVGPGNPEAGFTTVEVTFSTTGVQYLTAEYRGERFVSNPVRVHDTEPDERTLWGDIHLHSSLSDGAGSAADGFAFAREVMGLDVCAYTDHDTMGFFIPPRWQRERMHDRYFDRLKRTTAANNEPGEFVTLFGYEWTKQPTKGGHINVYFDGVEGAELFDSHAEATGSYEGLWEQLREWRDSGEGDVLTIPHHPAEAMYPFDFAATAYDDDLAPLVEVYSQWGSSERPGREGNRRPIRMGHGETDSPGTYVQDALALGHRVGLLGSSDYHGPYPGHSLMHAKPHLPSLAEWRRDGVGWGHIWRVWNEQSYPGGLTAFRAPERSREAVFDALRSRSVYATTQPDRILAELSVDGTRVGEADSTVTADGERTIRFEVHGTAPVESVTIVKNGEPFHVATGTTDFDAPLSTFAQSGTLTDDAPVTGPTYEDGRGGDADYYYLRAQQATRADSGYVPGGAAWLGPVWVEP, from the coding sequence ATGGCTGGGCCACACGAATCGATTCGCGTCTTCGCCGCCTCTCGCCCATCACTGCGAGCACTGTGGGCGTCTCGGTCGGGACGGTTCGACCGTCTCCATCTGATTTCGCCCTCCGACGCCGTCGCCGGGGAGTCGGTGACCGTCCGGGTGCAGGCGTGGGACGAGTACGAACGCCTCCACGCCATCGACGGGATGCCGTCGCTCGATTCGACCGACGACGACGCCACCGTGCCGGCCGACGTTTCCTTCGATGGGAACGGACCGAGCGTCGGCCCCGGCAACCCCGAGGCAGGGTTCACGACCGTCGAGGTGACGTTTTCCACGACGGGCGTCCAGTATCTCACCGCCGAGTACCGCGGCGAACGGTTCGTCTCGAACCCGGTTCGCGTCCACGACACCGAACCGGACGAGCGGACGCTGTGGGGGGATATTCACCTCCACTCGTCGCTGTCGGACGGGGCGGGGTCGGCGGCCGACGGCTTCGCGTTCGCTCGGGAGGTGATGGGACTCGACGTGTGCGCCTACACCGACCACGATACGATGGGCTTCTTCATCCCGCCGCGGTGGCAGCGCGAGCGGATGCACGACCGCTACTTCGACCGGCTGAAACGCACCACAGCGGCCAACAACGAGCCCGGCGAGTTCGTGACGCTGTTCGGCTACGAGTGGACGAAACAGCCGACGAAGGGTGGCCACATCAACGTCTACTTCGACGGCGTGGAGGGCGCAGAGCTGTTCGACTCGCACGCCGAGGCGACAGGCAGCTACGAGGGGCTGTGGGAGCAGTTGAGAGAGTGGCGTGACTCAGGCGAGGGCGACGTACTCACCATCCCGCACCACCCGGCGGAGGCGATGTACCCGTTCGACTTCGCCGCGACGGCGTACGATGACGACCTCGCGCCGCTGGTGGAGGTGTACTCCCAGTGGGGGTCGAGTGAGCGGCCCGGCCGCGAGGGGAATCGGCGACCAATCCGGATGGGCCACGGCGAGACGGACAGCCCCGGCACGTACGTGCAGGACGCGCTCGCGCTCGGCCACCGGGTCGGACTGCTCGGCAGTTCGGATTATCACGGCCCGTATCCGGGCCACTCGCTGATGCACGCGAAACCGCATCTCCCGTCGCTGGCGGAGTGGCGGCGCGACGGCGTCGGCTGGGGCCACATCTGGCGGGTGTGGAACGAGCAATCCTACCCCGGCGGATTGACTGCCTTCCGCGCCCCGGAGCGGTCGCGCGAGGCCGTCTTCGACGCGCTCCGGTCGCGGTCGGTGTACGCGACGACCCAGCCGGACCGCATCCTCGCGGAGCTGTCCGTCGACGGAACCCGCGTCGGCGAAGCAGACAGCACCGTCACCGCCGACGGTGAACGGACGATTCGGTTCGAAGTCCACGGGACTGCACCCGTGGAGTCGGTTACCATCGTGAAGAACGGGGAACCGTTCCACGTCGCGACGGGGACGACCGACTTCGACGCGCCGCTGTCGACGTTTGCACAGTCGGGAACGCTGACGGACGACGCTCCGGTGACCGGCCCGACCTACGAGGACGGCCGCGGCGGTGACGCCGACTACTACTATCTGCGGGCACAGCAGGCGACGCGGGCAGATTCGGGGTACGTACCCGGCGGAGCCGCGTGGCTCGGGCCGGTCTGGGTCGAACCGTAG
- a CDS encoding NAD(P)/FAD-dependent oxidoreductase: MTLGSLPSYDATAVDTVGDHAVVVGASMAGLLAGRVLADGYDRVTVLDRDPLPDEPVARRGVPQATHAHVMLEPARAMLETLFPGYLDDLTDAGGITIDTAHELAYHHDGGFVADGLDSVPMYCASRPLFEQLTRRHASETANVTLRPETHVTGLVSSDDERRVTGVSYREDGSESTISADLVVDARGRTSPVPEWLDRHGYEPPETETVSVDVGYATTRIERPPEETTTMLVGTSPPTTQGGAVIPIEDDQWMVTLSGLHGEYPPTDPEGFMACAESLPVSHVADMLAANDRVAEIRPFRFPSSTRRRYDHLDAFPDGLLVTGDALASFNPVYGQGMSVSALDALQLHAALAAGTDDLAARFFDRTADVIEPVWQLTVGSDFAHDATTGPKPPGTDLFNRYMDRLIPTAHDNDYVAEELKRVIRLQQDPTKLLAPGVLARVLAPNWLTA; encoded by the coding sequence ATGACATTAGGGTCGCTTCCGTCGTACGATGCGACGGCGGTCGACACCGTTGGCGACCACGCCGTCGTCGTCGGAGCGAGCATGGCTGGACTCCTTGCAGGACGGGTGCTTGCGGACGGCTACGACCGCGTGACGGTTCTCGACCGCGACCCGCTGCCGGACGAACCGGTGGCGCGGCGCGGCGTCCCGCAGGCGACCCACGCGCACGTGATGCTCGAACCGGCGCGGGCGATGCTGGAGACGCTGTTTCCCGGCTACCTCGACGACCTGACGGACGCCGGCGGCATCACCATCGACACCGCCCACGAACTGGCGTACCACCACGACGGCGGCTTCGTGGCCGACGGCTTGGATTCCGTTCCGATGTACTGTGCGAGTCGGCCGCTGTTCGAGCAGTTGACGCGGCGACACGCGAGCGAGACGGCGAACGTGACGCTGCGACCCGAGACACACGTGACGGGACTGGTGAGCAGCGACGACGAGCGCCGCGTCACGGGCGTCAGCTACCGCGAGGATGGCTCCGAATCGACGATATCTGCCGACCTCGTGGTGGACGCGCGGGGCCGTACCTCGCCCGTGCCGGAGTGGCTGGACCGTCACGGCTACGAGCCGCCGGAGACGGAGACGGTGTCCGTCGACGTGGGCTACGCGACGACGCGCATCGAGCGCCCGCCCGAGGAGACGACGACGATGCTCGTGGGCACGTCACCGCCGACGACCCAGGGCGGAGCCGTCATCCCAATCGAGGACGACCAGTGGATGGTGACGCTGTCGGGGCTCCACGGCGAGTATCCGCCGACCGACCCCGAGGGGTTCATGGCGTGTGCGGAATCGCTTCCCGTCTCTCACGTCGCGGATATGCTCGCTGCAAACGACCGCGTCGCGGAGATTCGCCCCTTCCGGTTCCCGTCGAGCACGCGCCGGCGCTACGACCACCTCGATGCGTTCCCCGACGGGCTGCTCGTGACCGGCGACGCGCTCGCGAGCTTCAATCCCGTCTACGGACAGGGGATGTCCGTTTCGGCGCTGGATGCGCTCCAGCTCCACGCCGCGCTCGCCGCGGGGACCGACGACCTCGCGGCTCGCTTCTTCGACCGGACGGCCGATGTTATCGAGCCGGTGTGGCAACTCACCGTCGGGTCGGACTTCGCCCACGACGCGACGACCGGCCCGAAGCCGCCGGGAACGGACCTGTTCAATCGGTACATGGACCGGCTGATTCCGACGGCCCACGACAACGACTACGTCGCCGAGGAGCTGAAACGCGTCATCCGGCTCCAGCAGGACCCGACGAAGCTGCTCGCGCCGGGGGTGCTCGCGCGGGTGCTCGCGCCCAACTGGCTCACCGCGTAG